In the Brassica napus cultivar Da-Ae chromosome A7, Da-Ae, whole genome shotgun sequence genome, one interval contains:
- the LOC106435368 gene encoding chromatin modification-related protein EAF1 B isoform X1: MDGYLLVNAELDSMGGVIDSGGGIALKTSPRRTAIEKAQAELRQEYDVREERRRELEFLEKGGNPLDFKFGIATSHSVQSTSLTDQQAEHFVNSGLKDSFALASSPHGDSVESSGRPAVPTVSEPNTADNLLLFDSGNKSVEGENNLRYPNRQHRTSESERSYKANTNQNIKETEDSAIFRPYARRNRTKINRDPARSSSTDLVQNRGGLATSISVRRGSVDGKVCNSEAANQKDRQTTSVSCPVFANSNRTVVPKNVAPSNTLNTKVDGGPVVRESAAGSKTSLVLKDEADITVRKKSAGLHLEEAGEKAQLVLTSTQIGSPKAATIAGQENNSTQMDELGDSTGEKKSLTDRAAAGTESSHANHLEVDVDTERDLYRADKLDSDEISMPKASRVEGLLNQTVGELKIEDETGRSTTIISECSPAREILMNSVKVENENYRSVAELQNEEECSDTEKKLQHGLVVPENDKKVSSVLADDPSSFVHPGKPQASVDASSCMVGDNVLSGTDVEALKHQPSSDDGSKVLDTVKEDSLLEEARIIQAKRKRIAELSCGTAPVEVREKCQWDFVLEEMAWLANDFAQERLWKMTAAAQICHRVALTSQLRFEEKNQHRKLRNIASILSSAILKFWSSVEVPGELEETGLGIDKETCQESNCESGRKCLAVGVREYARRFLKYNNSSIPDHSAAPSTPDYMCDPEILDTALVDQLSEESLFYSVPAGAMKVYQISIETHLARCEKFGNSMKEEVDTSAYDAVGDSDYDVTAFDEDEVETSTYYLPGALECSKSFKLSHKKRKNLMKSHSARSYDLGADSPYMNYTDGFNSSNLMAKRAANNINVGSVPTRRVRTASRPRIVSLPVPSKTDASSGDTSSFHDEQSSLHGGSAVQKGTEVESSGNFEKQLSYDMAETSGKPKKKKKTHLGSAYDQTWHPDSSVHAEQKDHWKKRVENHFDMNGIYGPHAKKQKTTKQLVENNFDGAIALTGSIPSPAASQMSNMSNPNKSIKFIGGRDRARKIKGLKISPGEHGSGTTWSLFEDQALVVLVHDMGPNWELISDAMNSTLKIKCIYRNPSECKERHKILMDKTASDGADSAEDSGTSQSYPSTLPGIPKGSARQLFQRLQGPMEEDTLKSHFEKICLIGKKLHYRKSQNDGRDPKQIVPVHNSQVMALSQVFPNNLNGGVLTPLDLCDASTSGQDLFSLENPGSHLGLPMLNQGTPVLPTSGPNPSTPGSSGVVPGNSLPTTLGLHHSSARDGRFNVSRGPLPLDEQHRLQQSNQMSPSRNLQQPSSSTPGAISGSGHRMVPGANTMGVSGLNRGAPMSRPGFQAIGSAAMPNTGSMLSSGMVGIPKTGNIHSGGGASQGNPMSRPPREAVQHMMRFQMQAAQGNSQGIPAFGSLSSGFTNNQTTPVPAYPGHLSQQHQMPHQSHVLGNSQHPHLQSPSPSHATRAQQDGFALRQRLMHQRFVQQQQQFASSGTMMPHGQQQQQPQGTSVSSSTQNNQQTQPPVSPQPLPPPVSTSPNTNALTQQNPQKSQLPLHGLARNPQSGAPGVNNQFGKQRQRQLQQQSGRQHPHQRQPSQGQQQNKQSKGAGRGNMVHQNITLDQSHLNGLTMSPGNQATEKGEAMVAVRPDRESNVGTATSTHLPSKPFVSPESSNHSQQLPKSFSGATSSSQEQQIQLPSDNRIQGQSSPAASCNILSTSSPSVGPSNPQHLLLHQKQRNQVQAQRIAHQNHMENSDLSRKSQAERVPRVQQSVPNTTQTASMSTSKGMPQVTNDSNNIKAVGSTVVPSPNGLEPPASAASVQSAAPNVVNSSNTDSAGSDPVTTLKQGLAPKHFPGGLPCQELKGPIERQETLPTVEKRPKLPEQLTVQNQKRLASDQQSPQIEEAQELSSPKPPDTKVE; this comes from the exons ATGGATGGATATCTTCTAGTAAATGCTGAGCTTGATTCCATGGGAGGAGTTATTGATAGTGGAGGTGGTATTGCTCTCAAAACGTCTCCCCGCCGAACTGCAATTGAGAAGGCTCAAGCCGAGCTTAG GCAAGAGTACGATGTCCGTGAGGAAAGGAGGAGAGAACTAGAGTTTCTTGAGAAA GGAGGTAATCCCTTGGATTTTAAGTTTGGTATTGCAACTTCACATAGCGTCCAATCTACATCACTCACTGATCAGCAAGCAGAGCATTTTGTAAACAG TGGACTCAAGGATAGTTTTGCCCTGGCTTCCTCACCACATGGAGACTCTGTGGAGAGTAGTGGTAGACCCGCAGTTCCTACAGTTTCTGAACCCAATACAGCGGATAATCTTTTACTCTTTGATTCTGGAAATAAGTCAGTTGAGGGAGAAAACAATTTGAGATATCCTAACAGGCAACACAGAACGTCCGAGTCAGAACGGTCATACAAAGCGAACACCAACCAAAATATCAAAGAAACAGAGGATTCTGCTATCTTTCGACCGTATGCTCGTAGGAACAGAACAAAGATAAATCGGGATCCAGCACGGTCAAGTTCCACGGATTTAGTTCAGAATCGTGGTGGTCTTGCAACGTCTATCTCTGTCCGCAGAGGATCAGTGGACGGAAAGGTTTGCAATTCTGAAGCAGCCAATCAAAAGGATAGGCAAACAACCTCTGTATCATGTCCAGTATTTGCAAATTCAAATAGAACTGTTGTTCCGAAAAATGTAGCTCCCAGTAATACGCTGAATACTAAGGTGGATGGTGGACCTGTTGTGCGAGAGAGTGCTGCTGGATCGAAAACTAGTCTAGTATTGAAGGATGAAGCAGACATTACAGTTAGAAAAAAGTCCGCAGGTTTGCATCTTGAAGAGGCTGGGGAGAAGGCACAACTAGTTTTGACTAGTACACAGATTGGTTCTCCCAAAGCTGCAACAATAGCTGGCCAGGAAAATAATTCCACCCAAATGGATGAGCTAGGAGATTCTACAGgagaaaaaaagagtttaacagaTAGAGCAGCTGCAGGGACAGAGTCTTCTCATGCTAACCACTTAGAAGTAGATGTAGATACTGAAAGAGATCTTTATAGAGCGGACAAACTCGACTCAGATGAAATCTCTATGCCGAAGGCTTCAAGAGTAGAGGGGCTACTGAATCAAACAGTTGGTGAACTGAAGATTGAGGATGAGACAGGTCGATCTACCACCATAATTAGTGAGTGCAGTCCTGCGCGTGAAATTCTGATGAATTCAGTTAAAGTTGAAAATGAAAACTACAGAAGTGTGGCTGAGCTACAAAATGAAGAGGAATGTTCTGACACTGAGAAAAAGCTTCAACATGGGTTGGTTGTACCTGAAAATGATAAGAAAGTTAGTAGTGTTTTGGCTGACGATCCTAGTAGCTTTGTGCACCCTGGAAAACCTCAGGCATCTGTAGACGCAAGTTCATGCATGGTTGGCGATAATGTATTGTCAGGAACTGACGTTGAAGCATTAAAACATCAGCCTAGCTCAGATGATGGCTCAAAAGTGTTAGATACTGTGAAGGAAGACTCTCTCCTTGAGGAGGCACGAATTATACAG GCGAAGCGAAAAAGAATTGCCGAGTTATCCTGTGGTACCGCACCTGTGGAGGTCCGTGAGAAATGTCAATGGGATTTTGTCCTTGAAGAAATGGCATGGCTGGCAAATGATTTTGCTCAG GAGCGGCTTTGGAAGATGACTGCTGCTGCACAAATTTGCCATCGGGTTGCTTTGACTTCCCAGTTGAGATTTGAGGAAAAAAATCAGCACAGAAAGCTGAGAAATATAGCTTCAATCCTATCTAGTGCGATATTGAAATTCTGGAGTTCTGTGGAGGTTCCTGGGGAGCTGGAGGAGACAGGCTTGGGAATTGATAAG GAGACCTGCCAAGAATCTAATTGTGAGAGTGGCAGAAAATGTTTAGCCGTGGGTGTCAGGGAGTATGCACGTAGATTTTTGAAGTATAACAATTCTTCTATCCCTGATCATTCAGCTGCACCATCAACACCCGACTATATGTGCGACCCAGAAATATTGGATACAGCTCTGGTTGATCAGCTATCGGAA GAAAGCCTATTTTATTCAGTTCCAGCTGGTGCAATGAAGGTGTACCAAATATCCATTGAGACCCATCTCGCACGCTGtgag AAGTTTGGAAATAGCATGAAGGAGGAGGTTGATACATCAGCCTATGATGCTGTTGGAG ATTCAGATTACGATGTTACTGCATTTGATGAGGATGAAGTAGAAACGAGTACCTATTATCTCCCTGGAGCTTTGGAATGCAGCAAATCATTTAAGTTGAGCCACAAAAAAAGGAAGAATTTGATGAAGTCGCATTCTGCCCGGTCATATGATCTTGGAGCTGATTCACCGTACATGAACTACACAGATGGGTTTAACTCATCGAATTTGATGGCGAAAAGGGCTGCTAATAATATAAATGTCGGCTCAGTTCCTACGAGGCGTGTGCGCACTGCTTCCAGGCCGAGGATTGTGAGTTTACCAGTGCCCTCAAAGACAGATGCATCTAGTGGGGATACTAGTTCTTTTCATGATGAGCAAAGTAGTTTGCATGGTGGATCGGCAGTTCAAAAAGGCACAGAGGTTGAATCAAGTGGTAATTTTGAGAAGCAGTTATCCTATGACATGGCTGAAACTTCAGGGAAacctaaaaagaagaagaagactcatCTG GGATCTGCTTATGACCAAACCTGGCATCCCGATTCATCAGTCCATGCTGAACAg AAGGACCACTGGAAGAAGCGAGTAGAGAATCATTTCGATATGAATG GTATATATGGTCCTCATGCAAAGAAGCAAAAGACCACCAAGCAATTGGTAGAGAATAATTTTGATGGTGCTATTGCTCTCACTGGATCAATTCCTTCTCCGGCAGCTTCCCAAATGAGCAATATGTCCAACCCCAACAAATCTATCAAATTTATTGGAGGTCGTGATAGGGCCAGAAAAATAAAAGGCCTAAAG ATTTCTCCTGGCGAGCATGGTTCTGGAACTACGTGGTCACTATTTGAGGATCAG GCGCTCGTTGTCCTGGTGCATGACATGGGCCCTAACTGGGAGCTCATTAGTGATGCAATGAACAGCACTCTTAAAATTAAG tGTATATATCGTAATCCGAGTGAATGCAAGGAGCGGCATAAAATTCTGATGGATAAGACTGCGAGTGATGGGGCTGATAGTGCTGAAGACTCAGGGACTTCTCAGTCTTATCCATCCACTTTGCCTGGCATCCCGAAG GGAAGTGCAAGACAGTTGTTTCAGCGACTGCAAGGGCCAATGGAGGAAGATACCCTGAAGTCCCATTTTGAGAAGATTTGTTTGATTGGGAAGAAGTTACACTATAGAAAGTCACAG AATGATGGTCGGGATCCCAAGCAGATAGTACCAGTTCACAATTCACAAGTCATGGCTCTTTCTCAAGTATTCCCTAATAATCTGAATGGAGGTGTTCTAAC GCCCCTTGATCTCTGTGATGCGTCAACTTCAGGTCAAGATTTATTTTCACTTGAAAATCCAGGTTCGCATCTGGGTCTTCCAATGTTGAATCAAGGGACGCCAGTGCTACCTACTTCTGGACCAAACCCATCCACTCCTGGATCATCTGGTGTGGTTCCCGGCAACAGTTTACCAACCACACTTGGTTTGCACCATTCTTCTGCAAG GGATGGTAGATTCAACGTTTCCAGAGGGCCTTTGCCACTTGATGAACAACATCGACTCCAACAGTCTAATCAGATGTCACCCAGTAGAAACCTGCAGCAGCCTTCTTCATCAACTCCTGGAGCTATCTCAGGATCTGGACACCGCATGGTTCCTGGTGCAAACACCATGGGTGTAAGTGGACTGAACAGAGGAGCACCCATGTCGAGGCCTGGTTTTCAAGCAATTGGCTCAGCAGCAATGCCAAATACTGGTAGCATGCTGTCATCTGGTATGGTGGGAATTCCAAAAACTGGTAATATTCACTCTGGAGGAGGAGCTTCTCAAGGAAACCCCATGTCTAGGCCGCCTCGTGAAGCTGTTCAGCATATGATGCGG TTTCAGATGCAGGCTGCTCAAGGGAACAGCCAGGGGATCCCAGCTTTCGGTAGTTTGAGTTCTGGATTTACCAACAACCAGACAACTCCTGTTCCGGCGTACCCAGGCCATCTTTCTCAGCAGCATCAGATGCCACATCAGTCGCATGTGCTTGGCAATTCGCAGCATCCTCATCTCCAGAGCCCAAGCCCAAGTCATGCCACTAGGGCACAGCAGGACGGATTTGCTCTCCGTCAAAGGCTAATGCACCAGAGGTTtgtgcagcagcagcagcagttTGCATCATCCGGCACTATGATGCCACatggacaacaacaacaacaacctcaGGGGACTTCTGTTTCTTCTTCGACACAAAACAATCAACAGACTCAACCACCCGTTTCGCCCCAGCCATTACCGCCCCCAGTGTCGACCTCTCCTAATACTAATGCTTTGACACAACAAAACCCTCAAAAATCTCAGTTACCGCTTCATGGCCTGGCTAGGAATCCTCAGTCTGGTGCTCCTGGAGTAAACAATCAATTTGGAAAACAACGGCAGAGACAACTCCAGCAGCAGTCTGGAAGACAACACCCACACCAGCGGCAGCCATCACAAGGTCAACAGCAGAATAAACAATCCAAGGGGGCGGGTAGAGGAAACATGGTTCATCAGAACATTACTCTTGATCAGTCACACTTGAATGGTCTCACCATGTCCCCCGGAAATCAGGCTACCGAAAAAGGAGAGGCAATGGTTGCAGTTAGGCCTGATAGGGAGTCTAATGTGGGGACTGCCACGAGCACGCATCTTCCGTCTAAACCTTTTGTTTCACCAGAGTCCTCAAATCATTCACAGCAATTGCCGAAATCATTTTCTGGAGCTACATCTTCGTCTCAAGAACAACAGATACAGTTACCTTCAGACAATAGGATCCAAGGCCAGAGCTCACCTGCGGCCTCATGCAACATCTTGTCCACCTCTAGCCCCTCAGTTGGACCTTCCAACCCTCAGCATTTGTTGCTACACCAAAAGCAGCGTAATCAAGTGCAAGCTCAGCGAATTGCTCATCAGAATCATATGGAGAACTCTGATTTATCGAGAAAGTCCCAAGCTGAACGTGTGCCACGCGTTCAGCAGTCTGTCCCCAATACCACACAAACAGCTAGTATGAGTACGAGCAAGGGTATGCCTCAAGTGACTAATGATTCGAACAACATAAAAGCAGTTGGTTCTACTGTTGTGCCTTCTCCAAATGGATTGGAACCTCCAGCTAGTGCCGCCTCTGTGCAAAGCGCTGCTCCTAATGTAGTAAACAGTTCTAATACAGACTCAGCTGGTAGTGATCCAGTAACAACACTGAAGCAAGGACTGGCACCTAAGCATTTCCCTGGGGGCTTGCCTTGTCAGGAGCTCAAGGGCCCGATAGAGAGACAAGAAACTCTACCAACAGTAGAAAAGAGACCAAAGTTGCCAGAGCAGCTGACTGTACAAAATCAGAAACGTCTTGCTTCTGATCAGCAGTCTCCACAAATagaagaagcacaagaactATCATCTCCCAAGCCTCCCGATACAAAAGTGGAGTGA